Proteins found in one Quercus robur chromosome 2, dhQueRobu3.1, whole genome shotgun sequence genomic segment:
- the LOC126700631 gene encoding uncharacterized protein LOC126700631: MARTRERREDRQSKPPTRKFTSFISLATPINQALMQIKDKGALTFPGKLKGDPNKRFRDKYCCFDHGHGYDTADYYDLKQQIEALIRQGKLQRFESGESGTTSKIRRNVQVYIDDLLVKSRREGDHLNDLRETFNTLRSYNMKLNPGKCTFGVTAGKFLGFMVLQRGIEANLDKIQTIIEMAPPKNVKEVQSLNGKVAALNRFVSKAMDKFLPFFRTLKKSFEWTDEFQQAFEDLKAYLSSPPLLSPLKPREELFLYMVVSPAAISVAMIKE, from the exons ATGGCTAGGACCAGAGAACGACGGGAGGACAGGCAATCCAAGCCCCCCACAAGGAAGTTCACGAGCTTCATCTCGTTGGCTACCCCGATCAACCAAGCCttgatgcaaatcaaggacAAAGGAGCCCTGACCTTTCCTGGCAAGCTGAAGGGAGATCCTAATAAGAGGTTTAGAGACAAGTACTGCTGTTTCGACCATGGCCATGGTTATGACACAGCCGACTACtatgacttgaagcaacaaatcgaagcTCTCATCAGGCAAGGAAAGTTACAAAGGTTCGAATCAGGAGAAAGCGGAACCACCTCAAAA ATTAGGAGAAATGTTCAAGTCTACATTGACGACTTGCTAGTAAAAAGTCGAAGAGAAGGTGATCATTTAAATGATCTTAGGGAAACCTTCAACACCCTTCGCTCTTATAACATGAAGCTTAATCCAGGCAAATGTACATTCGGGGTAACGGCAGGAAagttcctaggattcatggtgttGCAAAGAGGTATCGAGGCCAACCTAGATAAGATCCAGACCATAATAGAAATGGCACCTCCTAAGAATGTGAAAGAAGTACAAAGCCTTAATGGCAAGGTAGCCGCGCTGAACAGGTTTGTGTCCAAAGCAATGGATAAGTTTCTACCTTTCTTCCGCACGTTGAAGAAATCTTTTGAGTGGACGGACGAATTTCAACAAGCGTTCGAGGACCTAAAGGCCTACCTTTCTTCCCCACCATTACTAAGTCCCTTAAAACCAAGAGAAGAATTGTTCCTCTACATGGTTGTATCCCCGGCCGCCATTAGCGTGGCCATGATCAAAGAATAA